A part of Amyelois transitella isolate CPQ chromosome 12, ilAmyTran1.1, whole genome shotgun sequence genomic DNA contains:
- the LOC106142615 gene encoding putative inorganic phosphate cotransporter translates to MLKGWRLTLSKFFIIPQRYVLAIMALLAIANAYTMRVCLNMAITQMVKKTTAVEGDAHYDPNACPDKTEISGVSNVTTELLLSRADEPIYFEWSEATQGLLLGSFYYGYVLTHVPGGMLAERFGGKWVLGLGLFSTAICTFITPITVRYGGATALFILRVIEGLGEGPTMPGLMAMLSRWAPKAERARFGAIVFGGAQIGNIAGSYISGLIMHDGSWESVFYFFGGIGIIWCLVWSVLCYSTPNTHPFISDAEKKFLNENVETLINSKNKKLDPTPWKAVVRSVPLWALIIAAVGHDWGYFTMVTDLPKYMTDVLKFNIKSTGLLSSLPYVAMWFSSFVFGMICDFCVKRSYHSIASARKIYTTIAATGPGICIIMASYSGCDTTLAVVWFVLAMTLMGAYYSGMKINPLDITPNYTGTITALVNGTAAISAIISPYLIGLLTPQSTLKQWRIAFWVSLAILVITNIIYVIFAKADQQWWDDVKKHGYPANWKHGPLPTRAKDSEEQKHEEKVDTKEKN, encoded by the exons ATGTTGAAAGGATGGAGGCTTACGTTATCAAAAT TTTTCATAATACCCCAGCGGTATGTATTAGCCATTATGGCACTTTTGGCCATAGCCAATGCTTATACAATGAGGGTATGTTTAAACATGGCTATCACGCAAATGGTCAAGAAGACGACTGCCGTTGAAGGTGACGCACATTACGACCCAAATGCATGTCCGGACAAGACTGAAATTTCTGGAGTCAGCAATGTTACTACCGAATTATTACTATCCAGAGCAGATGAG CCCATTTATTTCGAATGGAGCGAAGCCACCCAAGGTTTGCTTCTGGGCTCTTTCTACTATGGCTACGTACTGACCCACGTTCCAGGAGGGATGTTGGCGGAGAGATTTGGGGGAAAATGGGTGCTGGGTTTGGGGTTATTTTCCACTGCCATTTGCACCTTCATCACACCAATCACAGTGAGATACGGAGGGGCTACGGCCTTGTTTATACTTCGCGTCATCGAAGGTTTGGGAGAG GGTCCAACCATGCCAGGTCTGATGGCAATGTTGTCTCGCTGGGCGCCCAAGGCTGAGAGGGCCAGATTCGGTGCCATAGTGTTTGGTGGAGCACAAATAGGCAACATTGCTGGGTCATACATCTCTGGGCTGATCATGCATGATGGTAGCTGGGAAAGCGTCTTCTACTTTTTCGGAGGAATTGGGATCATTTGGTGTCTTGTTTgg TCAGTATTGTGCTACAGTACTCCTAACACTCACCCTTTCATATCTGATGCTGAGAAGAAATTCTTGAATGAAAACGTTGAAACTCTGATTAACAGCAAGAACAAAAAGTTGGACCCTACTCCGTGGAAAGCCGTGGTGCGCTCTGTGCCTCTTTGGGCTCTTATTATAGCCGCT GTTGGTCACGACTGGGGATACTTCACTATGGTGACAGATCTACCAAAGTACATGACAGACGTCCTGAAATTCAACATCAAGTCCACCGGTCTCCTGTCTTCTCTTCCCTATGTAGCCATGTGGTTCTCGTCGTTCGTGTTTGGCATGATTTGTGATTTCTGCGTTAAGAGGAGCTACCACAGTATTGCCAGTGCCAGAAAGATTTATACCACAATTG CCGCCACGGGTCCAGGTATTTGCATCATCATGGCCTCCTACTCCGGTTGCGACACTACTCTCGCGGTCGTCTGGTTCGTCCTAGCTATGACCCTCATGGGTGCCTACTACAGCGGCATGAAGATCAACCCATTGGACATCACTCCAAACTACACTGGAACCATCACAGCTCTTGTTAACGGAACTGCGGCTATATCTGCAATCATTTCACCATATCTTATTGGTTTATTAACGCCGCAG TCTACACTCAAACAATGGCGGATTGCATTCTGGGTCAGTCTCGCCATTCTTGTCATCACGAATATCATTTATGTGATATTCGCCAAAGCTGATCAGCAATGGTGGGATGACGTGAAGAAACATGGTTATCCAGCAAATTGGAAACATGGACCTTTGCCCACAAGAGCTAAGGACTCGGAAGAACAGAAACACGAAGAAAAAGTAGACACCAAAGAGAAAAACTAA
- the LOC106141917 gene encoding putative inorganic phosphate cotransporter isoform X1: protein MALKGWRYFVNRVLFIPQRYVLGIMGLFALANSFTMRVCLSMTITQMVLHVEPSEHIVGETCPDPDTMDDSNIVNNVTTIFDNSDRYDWNESTQGFLLSAFYYGYVVTHLPGGLLAEKFGGKWTVGVGLLITSLATMVSPLAVKFGGATGLFFIRVLEGAGEGPVTPAFVLLLARWIPPSERSRFGAMIFGGAQIGNIFGPYISGLLLSDGGSWHNVFYVFGGLGVIWFVFWVFLCYNTPNSHPFISDEEKEYLNNNIIASGLHKKLDPVPFKALLRSAPLWVLVMAAVGHDWGYFTMITDLPKYFSDVLKFNIKETGLMSALPYIAMYIFSFVFASLCDLCIKKNWHSIGTGRKIYTTISSTVPAVFIILASYSGCNKMVAVGLFIASMAFMGGFYSSVKINAMDIAPNYAGTCSAFVNGLGAISGIITPYLVGLLTPDQTITQWRMAFWTVVAVLLATNLLYVIWGSGDPQWWDDVDKYGYPPGWKHGPLKRRNQNIEKKIVYPKHDHSPVSTD from the exons ATGGCTCTTAAAGGATGGCGGTATTTCGTAAATAGAG TCTTATTTATTCCTCAACGCTATGTCTTGGGCATTATGGGTTTATTCGCGTTGGcgaattcgttcacaatgcgGGTATGTCTCAGCATGACTATAACCCAAATGGTACTGCATGTGGAGCCATCAGAACATATTGTAGGAGAAACCTGTCCGGACCCTGACACCATGGATGATTCAAATATAGTGAATAATGTCACAACAATTTTCGAT AACAGTGATCGTTACGACTGGAATGAGTCCACTCAAGGGTTTTTATTAAGTGCTTTTTACTATGGTTACGTAGTGACGCACTTGCCAGGTGGGCTCCTAGCTGAAAAATTTGGTGGAAAATGGACAGTTGGTGTGGGTTTGCTAATCACTTCCCTGGCGACTATGGTTTCACCTTTAGCTGTCAAGTTTGGAGGAGCTACTGGGCTGTTTTTCATTAGAGTTCTCGAAGGTGCTGGAGAG GGTCCAGTGACGCCCGCCTTTGTTTTACTACTAGCTCGATGGATTCCTCCAAGCGAAAGGTCCAGGTTTGGAGCGATGATATTCGGAGGAGCACAAATCGGGAACATTTTTGGTCCATATATTTCCGGATTGTTATTATCAGACGGTGGAAGTTGGCACAATGTTTTCTATGTTTTTGGGGGTTTGGGTGTCATCTGGTTTGTGTTTTGg GTATTTCTTTGCTACAATACTCCGAATTCGCATCCGTTCATTTCTGATGAAGAGAAAGAATAtcttaacaataatattattgcatCAGGTCTACACAAGAAATTAGATCCTGTACCATTCAAAGCTCTTTTGCGATCTGCTCCTCTTTGGGTATTAGTCATGGCAGct GTGGGCCATGACTGGGGCTATTTCACTATGATCACAGATCTTCCTAAGTATTTCTCCGATGTTCTTAAATTCAATATCAAAGAAACTGGTCTAATGTCTGCTCTTCCATACATTGCCATGTATATCTTCTCTTTTGTGTTTGCCAGTCTatgtgatttatgtataaagaaaAACTGGCACTCTATCGGCACTGGCAGAAAAATTTATACCACTATTT CGTCTACGGTGCCGgcagtttttattattctggCCTCGTACTCAGGATGCAACAAGATGGTAGCCGTGGGCTTGTTCATTGCCTCCATGGCCTTTATGGGTGGCTTCTACAGCAGTGTCAAGATCAACGCCATGGACATTGCTCCTAACTACGCCGGTACATGTTCCGCTTTCGTCAATGGGCTGGGTGCTATCAGTGGCATTATCACACCTTATTTGGTCGGGTTGTTGACACCTGAT CAAACAATAACACAGTGGCGCATGGCCTTTTGGACAGTAGTTGCTGTGTTACTGGCAACCAATTTGCTATACGTCATTTGGGGTTCTGGTGATCCGCAATGGTGGGATGATGTGGACAAATACGGCTACCCACCAGGCTGGAAGCATGGGCCTTTGAAGAGAAGGAATCAGAATATAGAGAAGAAGATAGTGTACCCTAAACATGACCATTCGCCAGTGTCGACCGATTAA
- the LOC106141917 gene encoding putative inorganic phosphate cotransporter isoform X2, producing the protein MGLFALANSFTMRVCLSMTITQMVLHVEPSEHIVGETCPDPDTMDDSNIVNNVTTIFDNSDRYDWNESTQGFLLSAFYYGYVVTHLPGGLLAEKFGGKWTVGVGLLITSLATMVSPLAVKFGGATGLFFIRVLEGAGEGPVTPAFVLLLARWIPPSERSRFGAMIFGGAQIGNIFGPYISGLLLSDGGSWHNVFYVFGGLGVIWFVFWVFLCYNTPNSHPFISDEEKEYLNNNIIASGLHKKLDPVPFKALLRSAPLWVLVMAAVGHDWGYFTMITDLPKYFSDVLKFNIKETGLMSALPYIAMYIFSFVFASLCDLCIKKNWHSIGTGRKIYTTISSTVPAVFIILASYSGCNKMVAVGLFIASMAFMGGFYSSVKINAMDIAPNYAGTCSAFVNGLGAISGIITPYLVGLLTPDQTITQWRMAFWTVVAVLLATNLLYVIWGSGDPQWWDDVDKYGYPPGWKHGPLKRRNQNIEKKIVYPKHDHSPVSTD; encoded by the exons ATGGGTTTATTCGCGTTGGcgaattcgttcacaatgcgGGTATGTCTCAGCATGACTATAACCCAAATGGTACTGCATGTGGAGCCATCAGAACATATTGTAGGAGAAACCTGTCCGGACCCTGACACCATGGATGATTCAAATATAGTGAATAATGTCACAACAATTTTCGAT AACAGTGATCGTTACGACTGGAATGAGTCCACTCAAGGGTTTTTATTAAGTGCTTTTTACTATGGTTACGTAGTGACGCACTTGCCAGGTGGGCTCCTAGCTGAAAAATTTGGTGGAAAATGGACAGTTGGTGTGGGTTTGCTAATCACTTCCCTGGCGACTATGGTTTCACCTTTAGCTGTCAAGTTTGGAGGAGCTACTGGGCTGTTTTTCATTAGAGTTCTCGAAGGTGCTGGAGAG GGTCCAGTGACGCCCGCCTTTGTTTTACTACTAGCTCGATGGATTCCTCCAAGCGAAAGGTCCAGGTTTGGAGCGATGATATTCGGAGGAGCACAAATCGGGAACATTTTTGGTCCATATATTTCCGGATTGTTATTATCAGACGGTGGAAGTTGGCACAATGTTTTCTATGTTTTTGGGGGTTTGGGTGTCATCTGGTTTGTGTTTTGg GTATTTCTTTGCTACAATACTCCGAATTCGCATCCGTTCATTTCTGATGAAGAGAAAGAATAtcttaacaataatattattgcatCAGGTCTACACAAGAAATTAGATCCTGTACCATTCAAAGCTCTTTTGCGATCTGCTCCTCTTTGGGTATTAGTCATGGCAGct GTGGGCCATGACTGGGGCTATTTCACTATGATCACAGATCTTCCTAAGTATTTCTCCGATGTTCTTAAATTCAATATCAAAGAAACTGGTCTAATGTCTGCTCTTCCATACATTGCCATGTATATCTTCTCTTTTGTGTTTGCCAGTCTatgtgatttatgtataaagaaaAACTGGCACTCTATCGGCACTGGCAGAAAAATTTATACCACTATTT CGTCTACGGTGCCGgcagtttttattattctggCCTCGTACTCAGGATGCAACAAGATGGTAGCCGTGGGCTTGTTCATTGCCTCCATGGCCTTTATGGGTGGCTTCTACAGCAGTGTCAAGATCAACGCCATGGACATTGCTCCTAACTACGCCGGTACATGTTCCGCTTTCGTCAATGGGCTGGGTGCTATCAGTGGCATTATCACACCTTATTTGGTCGGGTTGTTGACACCTGAT CAAACAATAACACAGTGGCGCATGGCCTTTTGGACAGTAGTTGCTGTGTTACTGGCAACCAATTTGCTATACGTCATTTGGGGTTCTGGTGATCCGCAATGGTGGGATGATGTGGACAAATACGGCTACCCACCAGGCTGGAAGCATGGGCCTTTGAAGAGAAGGAATCAGAATATAGAGAAGAAGATAGTGTACCCTAAACATGACCATTCGCCAGTGTCGACCGATTAA